Below is a window of Humulus lupulus chromosome 2, drHumLupu1.1, whole genome shotgun sequence DNA.
ACCACATATGCCGACCATCTACATCAAAAATAAGAAACGAATAACTATCAAGTCTATCTGTCTATAGACACTGCTAAAAACATCCCACTAAAAGATTTTAATCGTTTTTGCTTTGAGCAAAGAAAGCCAAATGGAACTATAGATAATATGTACCTTTGAGAGcgaggtccaagcaaagcaacaGAGAGATCTTTATCTAATTCCAAGGCCTTGTGGAATTTTCCATCAAAATCCCCATAAAACTCAATCTACAAAGGCAGATAATTGAGCTGCTAAGATACTCGACTAGTCGACTATATAATGCTATTTAAGTGCATAAATTGGATCACAAGAATGATAAATTTAGCATAGAAGCATTGTAGATAAATCTGTGTCGCATGGGATTTAACTTCATAAATGACTTACAGCATCTTTGGCTTCAAGTTTCTCTGCCCAGCCGTTCAAAACAAACGGGTCATTCACAGCTACACAAATCACAGAATCAATTCCTTTTGCCTTAAACTTGTCAATGTTGTTCTTGTAACTGGGCACATGTTGCTGAGAACAAACTCCAGTATATGCACCCTGGAATGTGGTAAATGCTAAGTCTGGTAAATGCAATTGAACCATAAACATTAAATGAGATCTTCTCAAACTTGTGCTATAAATCTATTAAGTAAATGTATGCAACACTGTAATCAAATGGAAAATGCCCATGTGGGGGTGATTTATCATATTCCTAAAGTAAGAAGAATGCATTAAAATACCAACAAAGTATCACCAAATTAGGTATCCAAATATAGCACTACATAAAAACCCAAAAAGATTGACTAAATTTATGGAATAAGAAACTATCGACACACTAATAGTAATAGGAGTGGTGAGAGTAACTTACAGGGAGCCCAAAGATGACGACTTTCTTGTCCTAAATCAAATAACAAAGCACCCCAAAAAAAATCAGAATTTGAGTAAtataaattaaacaaattaaaattcacaaagaaaaaaatgaaacagTAACTAAAAAAGGACCCAGAAAAGAAAAGACCTTAAAGATATCTTTGAGAGGAGTAGTGGAGAACTTGGTGGAGACACCTTCGTCCCAGCTGCGAGCTTTCTGGAGGGAAACATCTGGTGCTGCCGAGACTATGTCAGTCCCAACTGCAACCGATGCGTAGGACCTACCTCCTGTTGAGAGAGCTCCCACCATTGATCTCATTCCCGAGTAACAGCTTCGCTTCAGAACCGTTGACGCCATGGCTGTGACTCGAACTCGCTGAGTCGGTTGATTGAAAGTTTCTGACGAGAAGTGCTTCTGTTCCCAATTTCTTTGAGAACAATACAGAAACAGAGATTGTCTGATTGGGCTTCATTCGGCCCATAAAAGATTGAGAAAATTACATCTCACAACTGCTAAGGAGATTCCCTATCAAATTCTTTTTAGTCATCTTTTAAATAACgtctatttttataaaataaataattataatattttaattttattataattatgtcccatgtaattatatataatatattttgaaatttcattttttatgattaccaattGAACTtaacaaacaatttaattaatgcggtatagttaaataattatttgatcagaCAGATATTCTGATGTATCAAAACAGATTGTTGATGAATCAAAATAtacgaacagaaagtaaataaactaaaagtaacgtgacacaaaaaagtttttacgtggttcgaaaAACCTATTTCATGGGGTCACGcccagagataaaatcaattagtaaagtctcaagaaCACAATAATCAATCgacttatacaagtttagactccTCCAAATTATTGtcgcaaccttgaagtactccactttGATAATTTGATTTTAATAAACACCAAGAACATGAAATCCCTTTTGAACTTGATGAGTACCCGCTTCCTCCTGAAGTGAGTCTTATGGAAATCTTCTTTTGAAGATTATGTATCACGTTCATAAACTTTATGACATGTTTAataataaacaacacaaagcaaaacaaacaaacgaGCAAATAGATAGTTGAACAAAGACTACTCTTTTCATATAAAAGAACTCTTCAAAATATAAAACGTTAGAGTGGTGAAGAGAAGAGAATTGTTGCTGCTTATTTctggtatttatagagtttagaaaccTCTAAGTCAGCCAATCTCGTTTATGGCCCAAATCAGACCAAATCGGGAAGCTACTCAAAATAACTTCTCATTTTATTAACTGCGGGATTTTCCAGATGTGACAGACAAACATTCTATAGCATCAGGAAATGGACGAATCCGGTCTTAAAACTCAGCCATGTTCATTTCAAAGTTTCCTTTATTGGGCATCAAGACTCAgtcagtttcctcttttcctcTTTTTAAATagactagaatcaatcaaaatatgtAGAGAATAATTCTATAATATACATACTTATTATAGACAAGATTGtcataaataaataaggaaacttgACTATATACAAAATGCATTTAATAAAGAATTTATTCTTAACAAAAAGAGACACAATCTACTTACTTAcccaatatataattttgaaaatgctaattaaataataaaatataataatttcgaaaaatatattaattaaaaaggTTAGCcacatttttttcttattttgcttttattatatattaaatatatatgtatatatattacaCATATATATACGCACCATTGCCATTTTTTTTAACTACGCTTGtgctattttttttatctttatatTTCTTATATTTATAGTGTTTTATTAATAATGTTGACTTATTTcccttttatatttcttttatatcatatatatatatataatgtagtgGATAAAATCTGtctatttgattaaaaaaaaaaagttcaacaAGCAGTCAGATTAGCATCTTGGCCCAATAAGCCAGCCTGACTAGCCAATAAAGCCCAAACCCATGTGAATAGGTTAGCATATACAATGAACTGTCCAAAATGCCCAAAACCATACTTGGACCCGGACCCGAATTCGGATATGCCCAATCAGCCAaggaccttgaaacagtcaaaGCTCGCACCACATTTGCCAAGAATTTCGGAAAGaaaccacttggagcgagtcaGACGAATTAGGAAGATGGAGGAATAACGGTAGAGAGAAAGAATAATAAATAAGACCCTCAGGGGTTGAGGAGGGGACATCTGATAACAATTTTACTCTACTTTATTTTCTTACTGCAACGAAGTACTACTCTTTCTAGGCGATCCAATCAAGCAAGTTGAATCAGTCAGCCTGGTTTGACTCAACCGGACTTAACCCGATAATTGAATTCTGCCGTCGTCTCTATCGTCACTTTGACCATCCTACTACTCATCCATCCATAAATATATCGttattttcattataattttattattttcaattagCTCTCATTACAACCTGACtaacttgagcgtcggagtccctttggctgacaccccaccggtgctcccaattgaactctcgtctctctctctctctctttgttttttacaggttgctggtgcccatctaatcaattgtaAGAAATCACCTCTACAATTTGGCGCCCACCGTGGGGCCCTAGCAATCAGACGATCGACAAAGAGATCAAGAAATTCACTTGAGAGCCATGTCAGATGTGACTGAGACACCCGATCTGTCTACTCAACTCGTTGCTCTTACTGCCCAGATGAATGAAGAACGCGAAAAAATGAGGAGGCTCGAAGCTGagaatgctgacctgctcgtACGAATGGAAGCCATATCCTCTCAAGCCATCGAGGCTCAGCCATCCCACTTCTGAGGCCCAGTCAGCCCTATGCAACCTCTGGGAGACCTCACTCCTATCTCTAACAGTGATGGACCGAATCAGACAGTTCCATCACCCTCGGTAAGGAACTATCAAACTCCACCCACCATGTCTAACATTCAAAATTCTGTTGTCAATACAGGCGAACAGGTAACCATGACTGAACATGGACATTCATCTGCGCCCGGATCACAGCAGATTCCAGGAGTCAGCCGGTGCAGCTGGACATCAACAGATTCCAGGAGCCAGTCAGCCAGCCACTGGACCCGGACAACAGCAGGTTCCAAGTAGGTTTCTGGCTGGCTCCAATGGTAGGCTGACTACCACTTGGGACCTGCTGTTGTCCGGGTCAAGTGGCTGGCTGACTGGCTCCTGGAATCTGTTGTTGTCCAGCTGCACCGGCTGACTCCTAGAATCTGCTGTGATCCGGGCGCAGATGAATGTCCATGTTCAGTCATGGTTACCTGTTCGCCTGTATTGACAACATAATTTTGAATGTTAGACATGGTGGGTGGAGTTTGATAATTCCTTACCGAGGGTGATGGAACTGTCTGATTCGGTCCATCACTGTTAGAGATAGGAGTGAGGTCTCCCAGAGGTTGCATAGGGATGAATGGGCCTCGGAAGCGGGATGGCTGAGCCTCGGTGGCTTAAGAGGACATGACCTCCATTCGTACGAGCAGGTTAGCAATCTCAGCTTTGAGCCTCCTCATTTTCTCGCGTTCTTCATTCATCTGGGCAGTAAGAGCAGCGAGTTGAGCAGATAGATCGGGTGTCTTAGTCACGTCTGACATGGCTCTCAAGTGAAATTCTTGATCTCTTTGTCGATCGTCTGATTGTTAGGGCCCCACGGTGGGCGCCAAATTGtagaggtgatttcctacaattgattagatgggcaccagcaacctgtcaaaaagaaagagagagagacgagagttcaattgggagcaccggtggggtgtcagccaaaaggactccgacgctcaagttaGTCGGGTTGTAATGAGAGctaattgaaaataataaaattataatgaaaataatgatatattGATGGATGGATGAGTAGTAGGATGGTCAAAGTGATGACAGAGACGACGTCGGAATTCAATGATCGGGTTAAGTCCGGTTAAGTCAAACCAGGCTGACTGATTCAACTTGTTTGATTGGATCGCCTAGAAAGAGTAGTACTTCGTTACAGTAAGAAAACAAAGTAGAGTAAAATGGTTCTCAGATGTCCCCTCTTCAACCCCTGAGGGTCTTATTTATTATTCTTTCTCTCTACCGTTATTCCTCCGTCTTCCTAATTCGTCtgactcgctccaagtggtttCTTTCCGAAATTCTTGGCAAATGTGGTGCGATCtttgactgtttcaaggtcctTGGCTAACTGGGCGTATCTGAATTCGGGTCCGGGTCCAGGTATGATTTTGGGCATTTTGGATGGTTCATTATATATGCGAACCTATTCACATGGGTTTGGGCTTTATTGGCTAGTCAGGCTGGCTTATTGGGCCAAGATGCTAATCTGACTGCTTGTTggacttcttcttttttttttaatcaagtaGGCATATTTTGTCCACTAcaagtactgaacttcaattgcgttcccatggccttctgtaaactcccccagaacttggaagtaaaagtggggtcccgatctgacacgatcgacctcggtgctccatgaaggcgcacgatctctcttacatagagatctgcatactggtcaactgtatatgtagttcTCACTGGAAAGAAGTGAGCTGAcatggtatagcgatccactataacccgaatagaatcatgctgaccaacagtcctgggtaatcccaccacgaaatccatcgtgatgtcctcccatttccactctgggatatccaaaggctgaataaccctgccggcctctgatgctcagccttgacctgttgacatgtcaagcacttagccacatactctactacatccatcttcatccccggccaccaatacaacgatctcacatcctgatacatcttcgtagtgcctggatgcaaagagtaaggtgtagtatgagattcatccaaaatctctcgcctcatagtagtgtctaacggaacagatatccgacccttgtatctcagcaagcccatctcagacactttataatctttggatgctccagccaaaacatcctctctgatcttgatcagctatgGATCACCCAATTGACCCtcattgattctctccaacaatgTAGACTGCAGCGTAATATtgaccaactggcccaccagcaactctataccagctctggtcatatcatctgctaactctctggctatcagcctcacaccataaatctgtcccggacctttccggcttaaagcatcagctaccatgttggcttttcctggatgatacaaaatctcacagtcataatcttttactaactccagccaacgcctttgtctcatattcaaatctttatgcgtgaagaagtatttcaggctcttgtggtctatatagatctcacacttttctccataaaggtaatgcctccatacctttaaagcaaagatcactgtcgccaactctaaatcatgagtgggatatctccactcatactccttcaactgacgtgaggcataagcaattactttcCATGACTACATCAGAACACACCCTaaaccttgatgtgaagcatcgtagtaaatcacaaacttctcctgatctgttggaagactcagaactggagctgtaatcaatctctgtttcagttcctggaagctgttctcacacttgtctgcccacacaaatttctgattcttgcgtgtcagctcagtcaacgaagtagaaatctttgagaactcttccacaaaacacctgtaataacctgccaatccaaggaaacttctaacttcataagcattctttggccttggccaatctctaactgacTCGATCTttactggatctaccttaatcccctccttactaacaatatgcccaagaaaagacacctgagataaccagaactcacatttcttgaacttcgcaaacagtctgtgctccctcagtctctgtagagcCAATCTCAAATGctgttcatgctctgactctgactgagaataaaccaggatatcatcgatgaagatgatcacaaactggtccagataatccttgaacactctgttcatcagatctataaaagcagctggggcattagtcaatccaaaagacatgactaagaactcataatgcccatatctggtgcaaaaagcagtcttcggtatatctccctccttgaccctcaactgatgataaccagaacgaaggtcgatctttgagaatacatttttaccttgcaactaatcaaacagatcatctatcattggcaaaggatatttgttcttgattgttaacttatcaGTTCtgtgtaatcaatgcacatcctcagataaccatctttcttcttcacaaacagaactggcgctccccaaggtgagaaactaggtctgataaaactcaaatccaacaactcttgcaactgtactttcaattctttcaacttagttggggccattctgtaaagtgctctagacactggttcCATCCCTGGTgtcagttctatcacaaactcaatctctctatgtggtggcaaccctgaaaaatcttctggaaacacatccaagaattcacaaactaatctagtctcttctggtctcactggcatgacctgagtggagtcaaccacactggctaagaatccaatgcaacctccttgcaatagatctctagccctcaatacagaaatcataggtatgcgaggtccatgcacagtaccaacaaacacaaaaggatcctcaccttcaggcacaaaggtgaccatcttccttctgcaatcaatggttgccccataatTCACCAACTAATcaatacccagaatcatgtcgaagtcagtcatgactaactctatcaaatccactgacaactctctaccctccactgtcactggcaaagatctgacccatctcctggatactactaactccccagtgggtaacaaagttccaaatcccacagcataaaaatcatagggtctacaaagtctatcaataattctactagcaacaaaagaatgtgtagcaccagagtcaatcaaaacattataaggggttcgagcactaagaagctggcctgtaactactgagggagaagcctcagcttctgcttgtgtcaatgcgaacactcgagctgaggccgagctgtccgctttcctaggttcttcttttcttgccttagggcaatctttcttgagatggcccactactccacacaaaaaGCAGGTCCTTGCCCTatactctcccaaatgacgcctcttgcacctagggcattcgggataagtcttccaggcctcactaccactctaacgacccattgaaataccacgaggTTGCCTGTCAgaacctggagctgggaaggtgtcaggaaccttcctcttctgatcactcctgcctccacccctaccagaacccaaaAATGGAGAACCTGTTCTCCTAAACTCCCTTTTGGCTGCATTAtcttgccagatcttgttctctgcactctcagatGTGAGTGCCTTCTTGactacctgtgcataggtagtaacccctgccacagtggtagTGCAAACATCCCGAgctaatctaggctgtagcccctagagaaacctctccctcctggtcccatcagtgggcaccagctccatggaaaactttgccaaaccatcaaacttcagggcatacttagTCACTGATAAACTCTTCTGAAGTAACTTGATAAACTCCTCAGCTTTCaccgccctgatggcatcgttATAATACTTAtcgttgaacagagtctaaaactcttcccaactcagggcattgatgtttctggtctgggatataacctcccaccaaattcgggcatcctcccgaaacatatacgtggcacaggccaccctctcattaccagtcaccctcatgaaatccaggatggtggtaatcatgctcatccattgtgctgctttagcaggatctgcactgccttcaaagactggaggttgctgctttctgaacctttcatagagaggctcccatttgtcaACAACCTCTAGCAGCTGCTGACACTGATACAAGAGGTGCCACAGATACATTGGCTACTGCAagaacttgttgttgtctcaggaggcgtaGTTCTTCTCCTTGCCTCAAaactgtagcctgcagatcattaaataactgctgctagttctcaagagctggctgtggaatctgaccctggtcattctcctgaccctgattattattctggccttgatctccctggccagctgatgaatctgtctgtcctggaatcattcttatcaacttatactgtgctgcaatagtcaatacggccagtcaggcaATGATAACTAAACCtattgccgccttacggtccaagaacaagataattatcatattccacagtcacacagatatacagatggatacataattatagcatttagcatctaacatgtatcaaataatagttcacaatgaacaatactaa
It encodes the following:
- the LOC133819242 gene encoding peroxiredoxin-2F, mitochondrial, with translation MASTVLKRSCYSGMRSMVGALSTGGRSYASVAVGTDIVSAAPDVSLQKARSWDEGVSTKFSTTPLKDIFKDKKVVIFGLPGAYTGVCSQQHVPSYKNNIDKFKAKGIDSVICVAVNDPFVLNGWAEKLEAKDAIEFYGDFDGKFHKALELDKDLSVALLGPRSQRWSAYVVDGKVKSLNVEEAPSDFKVSGGDVILGQI